The Medicago truncatula cultivar Jemalong A17 chromosome 4, MtrunA17r5.0-ANR, whole genome shotgun sequence genome includes a region encoding these proteins:
- the LOC112420885 gene encoding uncharacterized protein, producing the protein MENVIGRAQGTLHAWQHARHTHTNDRTQQHHVQPLFWQPPPNYFKCNIDATFFTTEKKVSMRACLRDEKCTFIAALTAYCEAVMKVAEGEAWGLYQGIQWISSLGYHNVIFELDCKMVVDDVHNSKMNLSEYGSIIQNCRTLLDHYNDFVVVFTRRQANGSAHALAREALSHASRSTFVVIPFCIATIIMNETP; encoded by the coding sequence ATGGAGAACGTCATAGGCCGCGCACAAGGAACTCTCCATGCATGGCAGCATGCGAGACATACTCACACTAATGATCGCACCCAACAACATCATGTGCAACCCTTGTTTTGGCAACCTCCTCCAAATTATTTCAAGTGTAACATTGATGCAACATTTTTTACAACAGAAAAAAAGGTAAGCATGAGAGCGTGTCTTCGTGATGAGAAATGCACATTTATTGCTGCTTTGACAGCTTACTGTGAGGCTGTGATGAAAGTAGCGGAGGGTGAAGCTTGGGGTTTATACCAAGGCATTCAATGGATTTCTTCATTAGGGTACCACAATGTCATTTTTGAGCTGGATTGTAAAATGGTTGTAGATGATGTGCACAATAGTAAGATGAATCTCTCTGAGTATGGTTCAATCATCCAAAACTGTAGAACCTTACTTGATCACTATAACGACTTTGTAGTTGTTTTTACTAGGCGTCAAGCAAATGGTAGCGCTCATGCTCTTGCACGAGAAGCCTTATCCCATGCTTCACGCAGTACTTTTGTTGTAATTC